AAGGCCCCCGGCGAGACGGCCCTCCCCCACCTCTACGGCCGGATCCCCTTCGTCCTCCCGCTGCGCACCCTCGCCCGCGACGGTGCGCCGCTGCCCACCCCTGACCGCTTCCTGGCGTCCGTCGGCTGCCCGGTGTCCGGCTCGCAGCCCGAGGGCTGGGCCGACCGCGTGCTGACCTCCGGGCGGGCGCTGCTGCTGATCGACGGCCTGGACGAGATCCCCGACCGCGAGCGCGAGCTGACCCGCCGCTGGCTGCGCGATCTGACCGACGCCTTCCCGGACAACCTGTGGCTGGTCACCTCCCGCCCCTCCGCCGTACGCGACGACTGGCTCACCGCCGACGGCTTCGGCGAGCTGACGCTGTCCGCCATGAGCCGCGCCGAGGTCGCCGCCTTCATCCGCCGCTGGCACGACGCGGCCCGCTGCGACGCCGAGGACCCCGAACGCCTCGACGCCTACGAGCAGTCCCTCCTGGCCGCCGTGCACACCAAACAGGACCTCGCCCGGCTCGCCACCAACCCCCTCATGTGCGGCCTGATCTGCGCACTGCACCGGGACCGCCGCGGCTATCTGCCCACCGGCCGCAAGGAGCTGTACGACGCGGCCCTCGGCATGCTCCTCTCCCGCCGCGACCGCGAACGCGATATGGCCGCCCCCACGGGCATCGAGCTGAGCGACGAGCCCCAGATCCAGCTCCTCCAGCGGCTCGCCTACTGGCTGATCCGCAACGGGCGCAGCGAACTCGACCGGGAGCGCGCCGAACGCATCCTCGGCGAGGCGCTGCCCGCCGTGCCCGCCGCGGCGGAGCAGGGCGACGCAACGGCCATTTTCCGCCATCTGCTGCTGCGCAGCGGACTGCTGCGGGAACCGGCCCCCGGCGCCGTCGACTTCGTCCACCGGACCTTCCAGGACTACCTCGGCGCCAAGGCGGCCGTGGAGGACGGCGACTTCGGACTGCTGGTGGCGCATGCGGAGGACTCCCAGTGGGAGGACGTGATCCGGATGGCGGTGGCGCATGCGCGGCCGCGGGAGCGGGTGGAGATTCTGCGGGGGTTGATGGAGCGGGGGGACGGGATCGAAGACCGCCGGGCCCATTTGCGCGTCCACCTTCTGGCCATGGCCTGTCTGGAGCATGCGACGGAGATCGATCCGCGGGTGCGGGACGAGGTGACTGAGCGCGCGGGGGCGATTCTGCCGCCGCGCAACCATGAGGAGTCGCAGTTGCTCGCCGGGGTGGGACCGCTGGTGCTGGAGTTGCTGCCCGGGCCGGAAGGATTGGCGGACGACGAAGCGCAGGAGGTGGTGGCGACCGCCGCGCTCATCGGGTCGGATGCGGCGCTGGAAGTCATGAAGCGCTTCCGGGATCACCCGGCGATCGGCGCTCGTACGCAACTCGCCTCGTCATGGCCGCAATTCGATACCGCCACGTATGCCCGGGAGATCCTCCAGCACCTCGACGCCGAAGTGACCGTCACCGCGACGTCCCACGCCGAACTGCACGCACTCCGGGCACTCGGTCGGCCACGCGTCTCGGTGAGCGGCCCCTTCCTGGCTGCCGAACTCCTCGGCGCCTTGCCACTCGGCCTGATCGAAAGCCTGGACATCAGAGAGAACCCGGAGATCGCCGATCTCGCATTCCTCCGTGAGTTCCCCTCACTGAAGCGGCTGTCACTCTGGGACTGCCCGGCGGTCGAGAGCGTCACCCCGCTCGCGGATCTTCAGCTCCGCACATTGAGCATCACCGGGCCGCTCGACAAGAACGTCCCGATTCCGCGCGGACTTCATCGCCTGCGTCACGCCCGCACCCTGCAGCTCCACTCGACGCTTCCGCCGGAAGGCTTGGCGACGCTCCCCGCAGATGCCCCGCTGAGCCACTTGGCCCTCAGCCGGCCCGTCGGCGCCGAATTCACCGACATCACATGCTGGCCCCAAATGCGAATCATCCAACTCCGGTTCCTCACACATGACTTCGGCGCGGACCAATGGAGTGCACTGGCGTCACTGAGCGAGCTGGAGGATTTCTCGTTCGGTGTGGCGGAAGAAGGGGTCACCCTGCAGCTGCCGGCCGGTCTTCGGCTTCCACAGGTGACAAGGCTCGGCGTCCTCAACACGAAGCGCCTTCCGATCTCCGATATGAGCCGCCTGCTGAGGTCGGCCCTCCCGGCTTTCCCCGGTGTCCGGAATCTCCAGCTCTACGGCTTCATCGACGGCTCCATCGACCTCTCCCCCGTGGCGGCCCTGCCGGAACTCCAGGAGGTCTTTCTCTCCTACCTCCGCCCGGAACCCGGCCACACCCTCCCTCCACACATCAAACTCACCCGCTACCCCCGCCCCCGCACATAGGCTTACGAGCAGCGCAGGCACCCAACCCCCCATATTCAGCACCGCAGTTACGGGGAACCCATGGATCCCACGAACATCATCGCCCGCCTCACACCCCATGCCGTCGCTCCGCTGATCCGCAGACTCCTGGCCCCCGACGGGCCGGTCGCCGAGCCGGTCGACCGGCCGGTGCGGATCTCCCGGCTGCTCTCCTTCACCGGCGAGAAACCGACCCTCAGCGACAGTGAGCTGCACGGCCTCGCCGCGGCCCTCGTCGAGCAGGCGTCGGCCGGCCGGACGGATGCCGAGAGCGAGGCCGTCGCCGCCGCCCTGGCCCGCACCCTGCACGCCCTCGCCGAGATCGAGATGGACGATCTCGACGCCGCCCGGCTCCTCCCGGCCGAGTTCGCCCGGCGCCTGTGCGAGACGGTGCCCGGTGCCACCCGGGAGCTGACGCACGACGGAGTCCGGCTGCACG
This genomic stretch from Streptomyces nigrescens harbors:
- a CDS encoding NACHT domain-containing protein, whose amino-acid sequence is MDPSAVGVRLASGVVAPLVRKLFVKEGPGAGLVAKPVRISGLVSFKGERRTLSDKDLRKLAAELVDRAVRTAGPGERPLAADEERAVAEALATTLHGLGDLDMDDVQAVRLGATALAARLEAARPHAVHGLSRDAELLHATLLGTACLHIVHFFTQRSAFVARTLVQQSRSLDSLITLIDEFLERHPSPRAADAAFERGYLAYIARKHGRLTIYGIDLAHSPDRWPLDAAYMSLEATAPAAREVTAVGPFDGVGGPGGAPPAPVPVPADQALAGRDRVLLRGVAGSGKSTLVQWLAVSCTKAPGETALPHLYGRIPFVLPLRTLARDGAPLPTPDRFLASVGCPVSGSQPEGWADRVLTSGRALLLIDGLDEIPDRERELTRRWLRDLTDAFPDNLWLVTSRPSAVRDDWLTADGFGELTLSAMSRAEVAAFIRRWHDAARCDAEDPERLDAYEQSLLAAVHTKQDLARLATNPLMCGLICALHRDRRGYLPTGRKELYDAALGMLLSRRDRERDMAAPTGIELSDEPQIQLLQRLAYWLIRNGRSELDRERAERILGEALPAVPAAAEQGDATAIFRHLLLRSGLLREPAPGAVDFVHRTFQDYLGAKAAVEDGDFGLLVAHAEDSQWEDVIRMAVAHARPRERVEILRGLMERGDGIEDRRAHLRVHLLAMACLEHATEIDPRVRDEVTERAGAILPPRNHEESQLLAGVGPLVLELLPGPEGLADDEAQEVVATAALIGSDAALEVMKRFRDHPAIGARTQLASSWPQFDTATYAREILQHLDAEVTVTATSHAELHALRALGRPRVSVSGPFLAAELLGALPLGLIESLDIRENPEIADLAFLREFPSLKRLSLWDCPAVESVTPLADLQLRTLSITGPLDKNVPIPRGLHRLRHARTLQLHSTLPPEGLATLPADAPLSHLALSRPVGAEFTDITCWPQMRIIQLRFLTHDFGADQWSALASLSELEDFSFGVAEEGVTLQLPAGLRLPQVTRLGVLNTKRLPISDMSRLLRSALPAFPGVRNLQLYGFIDGSIDLSPVAALPELQEVFLSYLRPEPGHTLPPHIKLTRYPRPRT